A window of the Phragmites australis chromosome 20, lpPhrAust1.1, whole genome shotgun sequence genome harbors these coding sequences:
- the LOC133901475 gene encoding calcium-binding protein KIC-like has product MSEALRIGTWPVMAGRLGAAGLLSELQAWLRLLTDLVRGVITAKSLRRGIEAALGVRSMTLDEAAAMVRQGDHNDDDALSEAEFYVLMVRLSPDIMADAEAWLEEAIANELQVARSQSPPA; this is encoded by the exons ATGAGTGAGGCACTAAGAATCG GAACCTGGCCGGTGATGGCGGGGCGGCTGGGCGCTGCAGGGTTGCTGTCGGAGCTCCAGGCTTGGCTCCGGCTACTGACGGACCTGGTGAGGGGCGTCATCACAGCCAAGAGCCTGCGGCGGGGCATCGAGGCCGCACTGGGTGTGCGCAGCATGACGCTCGATGAGGCCGCGGCGATGGTGCGGCAGGGTGACCACAATGACGACGACGCACTCAGCGAGGCCGAGTTCTACGTCCTCATGGTGCGGCTCAGCCCCGACATCATGGCTGATGCCGAGGCGTGGCTCGAGGAGGCCATCGCCAACGAGCTGCAGGTAGCCCGCTCGCAATCGCCGCCAGCCTAG